The following are from one region of the Sandaracinus amylolyticus genome:
- a CDS encoding serine/threonine protein kinase — protein MSHETLVTEGGADPRIGMLLQDRYRILRKLGEGGMGAVYEGEHVLIKRRVAIKCLHSHYANSPDIVARFHREALAATSIGHPNIIECTDMGRFPDGAFFMVLEFLDGRDWAADLATTGPQPLGRVVHVMAQVCDALGAAHAKGIIHRDLKPENIFLIKRGSDPDFVKVLDFGISKMQDQTGDPEAQAKSKGLTRTGMAMGTPYFMAPEQAQGKRDIDHRADVYALGVILFQVLTGQYPFDDDSYPMLVVKICTQDAPHISRWRPDLPDAVQALVMRMLAKSPDARPQTCADVKAALEPFRSQMSAPVIAADAPSTASLAPGTFGQAPAAIPATTPAQQAVVVPESGASTGPFAAQPAITPVPKNTPASSRASVTPFATSDADELPRASTLAPPTSRAPMIVGAVIAVLGLMGIGGAIVIASSGPEPEAATTPPVIAAQPPAPQEATPAPPPVEPTHVEAPAEPAHPQATVTVQISTEPEDAEVYLDDRRIPNPFDGDLPQTTEPRNLRVQRDGYVTQVQDLVLEFPQRVRVRLTRGRGVQDHSTAGRAASARRASTPTATREEPAIVPAATPEPEPQRAAEPTPPPAAETPRTTEPAAPAEGEGGRRTLKNPFGRR, from the coding sequence ATGAGTCACGAGACGCTCGTCACCGAAGGTGGCGCCGATCCCCGCATCGGCATGTTGCTCCAGGACCGCTATCGCATCCTTCGCAAGCTCGGCGAGGGCGGCATGGGCGCGGTCTACGAAGGCGAGCACGTCCTCATCAAGCGCCGCGTCGCGATCAAGTGCCTGCACTCGCACTACGCGAACAGCCCGGACATCGTCGCGCGCTTCCACCGCGAGGCGCTCGCGGCGACGTCGATCGGTCACCCGAACATCATCGAGTGCACGGACATGGGGCGCTTCCCGGACGGAGCGTTCTTCATGGTCCTCGAGTTCCTCGACGGCCGCGACTGGGCCGCGGATCTCGCGACGACCGGGCCGCAGCCGCTCGGGCGCGTCGTGCACGTGATGGCGCAGGTCTGCGATGCGCTCGGCGCCGCGCACGCGAAGGGCATCATCCATCGCGACCTGAAGCCCGAGAACATCTTCCTCATCAAGCGCGGCAGCGATCCCGACTTCGTGAAGGTGCTCGACTTCGGCATCTCGAAGATGCAGGACCAGACCGGCGATCCCGAGGCGCAGGCGAAGAGCAAGGGGCTCACGCGCACCGGGATGGCGATGGGCACGCCGTACTTCATGGCGCCCGAGCAAGCGCAGGGAAAGCGCGACATCGATCACCGCGCCGACGTCTACGCGCTCGGCGTGATCCTGTTCCAGGTGCTCACGGGGCAGTACCCGTTCGACGACGACTCGTACCCGATGCTCGTCGTGAAGATCTGCACGCAGGACGCGCCGCACATCTCGCGATGGCGCCCCGATCTGCCCGACGCGGTGCAGGCGCTCGTGATGCGCATGCTCGCGAAGTCGCCCGACGCGCGGCCGCAGACGTGCGCGGACGTGAAGGCGGCGCTGGAGCCGTTCCGCTCGCAGATGAGCGCGCCGGTGATCGCGGCGGACGCGCCGAGCACGGCGAGCCTCGCGCCCGGCACGTTCGGTCAGGCGCCGGCGGCGATCCCCGCGACCACGCCCGCGCAGCAAGCGGTCGTCGTGCCGGAGAGCGGCGCGAGCACCGGGCCCTTCGCGGCGCAGCCCGCGATCACGCCGGTCCCGAAGAACACGCCGGCGTCGTCGCGCGCGAGCGTGACGCCCTTCGCGACGAGCGACGCGGACGAGCTGCCGCGCGCGAGCACGCTGGCGCCCCCGACCTCGCGGGCGCCGATGATCGTGGGCGCGGTGATCGCGGTGCTCGGGCTGATGGGCATCGGCGGTGCGATCGTGATCGCGAGCAGCGGGCCCGAGCCCGAGGCCGCGACGACGCCGCCGGTGATCGCGGCGCAGCCTCCGGCGCCCCAGGAGGCGACGCCCGCGCCGCCTCCCGTCGAGCCGACGCACGTCGAAGCACCGGCCGAGCCTGCGCATCCGCAGGCGACGGTGACGGTGCAGATCTCGACGGAGCCCGAGGACGCCGAGGTCTATCTCGACGATCGGCGCATCCCGAATCCGTTCGACGGCGACCTGCCGCAGACCACCGAGCCGCGGAACCTGCGCGTGCAGCGCGACGGCTACGTGACGCAGGTGCAGGACCTCGTGCTCGAGTTCCCGCAGCGCGTGCGCGTGCGCCTGACGCGCGGTCGTGGCGTGCAGGATCACAGCACCGCGGGGCGTGCGGCGTCGGCGCGACGTGCCTCGACGCCCACCGCCACGCGCGAAGAGCCCGCGATCGTGCCCGCCGCGACGCCGGAGCCCGAGCCGCAGCGTGCTGCCGAGCCCACGCCGCCGCCCGCGGCCGAGACGCCGCGCACCACCGAGCCCGCAGCGCCGGCCGAGGGCGAGGGCGGTCGTCGCACGCTGAAGAACCCGTTCGGACGTCGCTGA
- a CDS encoding PhzF family phenazine biosynthesis protein, which translates to MEIPCYQVDAFTTRPFAGNPAAVCVLDAFLDARTMQSIALEKALSETAFVAPRADGEFDLRWFTPTREVDLCGHATLATAHVLSSVLGRARGVMRFHTRSGVLTVEPRGETLAMDFPARPTVPCEVPAGVAEALGVTPIEAHRARDLVIVVGSAREVRAMSPDLARVAQIDAYAVTVTSRGDGEDADVDFVSRFFAPRQGVPEDPVTGSAHCTLAPFWAARLGRTVLRARQVSARGGEMGCELRGDRVTLEGSAVLIERGVLLL; encoded by the coding sequence ATGGAGATCCCCTGCTACCAGGTCGACGCGTTCACGACGCGTCCGTTCGCGGGAAACCCTGCCGCCGTGTGCGTGCTCGACGCGTTCCTCGACGCGCGCACGATGCAGTCGATCGCGCTCGAGAAGGCGCTCAGCGAGACCGCGTTCGTGGCGCCGCGCGCCGACGGTGAGTTCGACTTGCGGTGGTTCACGCCGACGCGCGAAGTGGACCTCTGCGGCCACGCGACGCTCGCCACCGCGCACGTGCTCTCGTCGGTGCTCGGTCGTGCGCGAGGTGTCATGCGGTTCCACACGCGCAGCGGCGTGCTCACCGTGGAGCCGCGCGGCGAGACGCTCGCGATGGACTTCCCCGCGCGACCGACGGTGCCGTGCGAGGTGCCCGCAGGCGTCGCCGAGGCGCTCGGCGTCACGCCGATCGAGGCCCATCGCGCGCGCGATCTCGTGATCGTCGTCGGTAGCGCGCGCGAGGTGCGCGCGATGTCGCCCGACCTCGCACGTGTCGCGCAGATCGATGCGTACGCAGTGACCGTCACGTCCCGCGGCGACGGAGAGGACGCGGACGTCGACTTCGTCTCGCGCTTCTTCGCGCCCCGACAGGGCGTGCCCGAAGATCCGGTCACGGGCTCCGCGCACTGCACGCTCGCGCCGTTCTGGGCCGCTCGTCTGGGGAGGACTGTGCTGCGCGCGCGACAGGTGTCGGCGCGCGGAGGTGAGATGGGGTGCGAGCTTCGCGGCGATCGCGTGACCCTCGAGGGCAGCGCGGTGTTGATCGAGCGCGGTGTCCTGCTCCTCTGA
- a CDS encoding sigma-70 family RNA polymerase sigma factor yields the protein MSLTLLDRYRRDLRDVHTLDAATERDLARRWAAGDRLAGEKLVAACLPFVMTIAREYRRWGVPFEDLVQQGNLGLLRAAAKFDPDRECRLATYAATWIRGEIRDYVVRAYRIVRIGTTHTERTALRRYRDGSATSPEELSEKSGMPLARSIALWPLLAQRDTSLDAPVEGGPATVERLPSSSATPEDELADREQQDVVQEVLAQAMARLGDRERRILEARAMADEPQTLEALGREMGVSRERVRQLEERAHAALRSALRGVVPAAA from the coding sequence ATGAGCCTCACCCTGCTCGACCGTTACCGCCGCGACCTGCGCGACGTGCACACCCTCGATGCCGCGACCGAGCGCGACCTCGCGCGCCGCTGGGCCGCGGGTGATCGCCTCGCGGGCGAGAAGCTGGTCGCCGCGTGCTTGCCCTTCGTGATGACCATCGCGCGCGAGTACCGGCGCTGGGGCGTGCCCTTCGAAGACCTCGTGCAGCAGGGCAACCTCGGCCTGCTGCGCGCGGCCGCGAAGTTCGATCCCGACCGCGAGTGCCGCCTCGCGACCTACGCCGCGACGTGGATCCGCGGCGAGATCCGCGACTACGTCGTGCGCGCGTATCGCATCGTGCGCATCGGGACGACCCACACCGAGCGCACCGCGCTGCGGCGCTATCGCGACGGAAGCGCGACGTCGCCCGAGGAGCTCTCGGAGAAGAGCGGCATGCCGCTCGCGCGATCGATCGCGCTGTGGCCGCTGCTCGCGCAGCGCGACACCTCGCTCGACGCGCCGGTCGAGGGCGGTCCCGCGACGGTGGAGCGCTTGCCCTCGAGCAGCGCGACGCCCGAGGACGAGCTCGCGGATCGCGAGCAGCAGGACGTCGTGCAGGAGGTGCTCGCGCAGGCGATGGCGCGGCTCGGCGATCGCGAGCGTCGCATCCTCGAGGCGCGCGCGATGGCCGACGAGCCCCAGACGCTCGAGGCGCTCGGTCGCGAGATGGGCGTGAGCCGCGAGCGCGTTCGTCAGCTCGAGGAGCGCGCGCACGCGGCGCTGCGCAGCGCGCTGCGAGGGGTCGTCCCCGCGGCGGCGTGA
- a CDS encoding transketolase has product MDRQATIATLAATCTRLRRDILEMITHAGSGHPGGSLSAVDLIETLYSKHLRQGAQRANDPTRDRFVLSKGHGVPALYAVLAHHGYFSRDLLPTLRKLGSPLQGHPVVGTVPGIEACTGSLGQGLSVAVGMALGARLDGNGARVWCMMGDGEIQEGQVWEAMMSASKYRLDNLVAIVDSNKAQIDGLVKDVMPLESIEEKARSFGWLTTRIDGHHYGHILDAYEWAEKAEGAPKLIVADTIKGKGVSFMESELVKWHGVATNKEQLEKALAELDPEVLGS; this is encoded by the coding sequence ATGGATCGGCAGGCCACGATCGCGACGCTCGCAGCCACTTGCACGCGCCTGCGGCGCGACATCCTCGAGATGATCACCCACGCAGGCAGCGGCCATCCCGGCGGCTCGCTCTCGGCCGTGGATCTGATCGAGACGCTCTACTCGAAGCACCTGCGGCAGGGGGCGCAGCGCGCGAACGACCCGACGCGTGATCGCTTCGTGCTGAGCAAGGGGCACGGCGTGCCCGCGCTCTACGCGGTGCTCGCGCACCACGGCTATTTCTCGCGCGATCTGCTGCCGACGCTGCGCAAGCTCGGCTCGCCCCTGCAGGGCCACCCGGTGGTCGGCACCGTGCCCGGCATCGAGGCGTGCACCGGCTCGCTCGGTCAGGGCCTCTCGGTCGCGGTGGGCATGGCCCTCGGCGCGCGCCTCGACGGAAACGGCGCGCGCGTGTGGTGCATGATGGGCGACGGCGAGATCCAGGAGGGCCAGGTCTGGGAGGCGATGATGAGCGCCTCGAAGTACCGGCTCGACAACCTCGTCGCGATCGTCGACTCGAACAAGGCGCAGATCGACGGCCTCGTGAAGGACGTCATGCCGCTCGAGTCGATCGAGGAGAAGGCGCGCTCGTTCGGCTGGCTGACGACGCGCATCGACGGGCACCACTACGGCCACATCCTCGACGCCTACGAGTGGGCGGAGAAGGCGGAGGGCGCGCCGAAGCTGATCGTGGCCGACACGATCAAGGGCAAGGGCGTGTCCTTCATGGAGAGCGAGCTCGTGAAGTGGCACGGCGTCGCGACGAACAAGGAACAGCTGGAGAAAGCTCTCGCGGAGCTCGATCCGGAGGTGCTGGGATCATGA
- a CDS encoding TrmH family RNA methyltransferase produces the protein MASRVPHEKVYGIAATRAVLTGRMGDVIRIAFSASLKRELAPALREAAARRIAFEERTDEDLAKIAGSVHHEGICLAARPRRVLDVDALIGWRDARAILALDDVANPHNVGAIVRSAAFFGAGALLVEGPTDRAPLTPAAVRVAQGGAEHLAMARTERLPDALRKLAARGFAVVGADVRGARPLRELRWPERVVLVMGSEGEGLRHAVLDACTDRVVIEGTGAVESLNVSVAAGVLLASWASTRSRDRGSSR, from the coding sequence ATGGCGTCGCGCGTCCCCCACGAGAAGGTCTACGGCATCGCCGCCACGCGCGCGGTGCTCACCGGGCGCATGGGGGACGTGATCCGCATCGCGTTCTCCGCGTCGCTGAAGCGCGAGCTCGCGCCCGCCCTGCGCGAGGCCGCGGCGCGGCGCATCGCGTTCGAGGAGCGGACCGACGAGGATCTCGCGAAGATCGCGGGGTCGGTGCACCACGAGGGCATCTGTCTCGCGGCGCGACCCCGGCGTGTGCTCGACGTCGACGCGCTCATCGGATGGCGCGACGCGCGCGCGATCCTCGCGCTCGACGACGTCGCGAACCCGCACAACGTGGGCGCGATCGTGCGCAGCGCCGCGTTCTTCGGCGCGGGCGCGCTGCTGGTCGAGGGACCGACCGATCGCGCGCCGCTCACGCCCGCCGCGGTTCGTGTGGCGCAGGGCGGCGCCGAGCACCTCGCGATGGCGCGCACCGAGCGTCTGCCCGACGCGCTGCGCAAGCTCGCGGCGCGCGGGTTCGCGGTCGTCGGCGCCGACGTTCGCGGGGCGCGCCCGCTGCGCGAGCTGCGCTGGCCCGAGCGCGTCGTGCTCGTGATGGGCAGCGAGGGTGAGGGCCTTCGCCACGCGGTGCTCGACGCGTGCACCGATCGTGTGGTGATCGAGGGCACCGGCGCGGTCGAGTCGCTCAACGTCAGCGTCGCCGCGGGGGTCTTGCTGGCGTCGTGGGCGAGCACGAGATCCAGGGACCGAGGTTCTTCGCGATGA
- a CDS encoding RNA polymerase sigma factor has product MDATASDEELMRAYVAGDARAFEVLFTRYAARVHALFARTFRSRAIADDLVQTTFMKIHAARATYRSDLPVRPWLFGIAARVRIDELRRRYRTQEIGDDALDSMPLPVEGGADAWPEANEAAERVRRAVDMLPDGQRIVVLLHRFEGMSFGEIAIALREVEGKSISEVAVRVRAFRAYDALRTTLADLDDREGRGER; this is encoded by the coding sequence ATGGACGCGACCGCGAGCGACGAAGAGCTGATGCGCGCGTACGTCGCGGGCGATGCGCGCGCGTTCGAGGTGCTCTTCACCCGCTACGCGGCGCGCGTCCATGCGCTCTTCGCGCGCACCTTCCGCAGCCGCGCGATCGCCGACGATCTGGTGCAGACGACGTTCATGAAGATCCACGCGGCGCGCGCCACGTATCGCAGCGATCTCCCGGTGCGACCTTGGCTCTTCGGGATCGCGGCGCGAGTGCGCATCGACGAGCTGCGACGTCGCTATCGCACCCAGGAGATCGGCGACGACGCGCTCGACTCGATGCCGCTGCCGGTCGAGGGCGGTGCCGATGCGTGGCCCGAGGCGAACGAAGCGGCGGAGCGCGTGCGGCGCGCGGTCGACATGCTCCCCGACGGCCAGCGCATCGTGGTGCTGCTGCATCGCTTCGAGGGCATGAGCTTCGGCGAGATCGCGATCGCGCTGCGCGAGGTCGAGGGCAAGTCGATCTCCGAGGTCGCGGTCCGGGTGCGCGCGTTCCGGGCCTACGACGCGCTGCGCACCACGCTCGCCGATCTCGACGATCGCGAAGGGAGGGGCGAGCGATGA
- a CDS encoding RluA family pseudouridine synthase, protein MARRSYIAGSICAIRIERPMTRRGRTPPRPTSRAPAPALDFASWIVWRDAHLVAVDKPAGVLSQGGEGGAGVNLVDLARAHLGRGGIGVLHRLDRNVSGVVLLAIDPEAARGLSEQLAKGEVEREYVAIVRGTPSDDALVIDAPLVKDARTNEVRIGAEGKPARTEVQVVSRFRAPLGACAALVVRPITGRSHQIRVHLAHVGLPIIGDPKYGVAAQGVRRPLLHARRMRFVHPITREPIEIVAPPPWRADALRALRRS, encoded by the coding sequence ATGGCGCGCCGGTCCTACATCGCGGGCTCGATCTGCGCTATCCGCATCGAACGGCCAATGACGCGAAGAGGTCGCACCCCACCCCGACCCACGTCGCGCGCGCCCGCGCCTGCGCTCGATTTCGCGTCGTGGATCGTGTGGCGCGACGCGCACCTCGTCGCGGTCGACAAGCCCGCCGGCGTGCTCTCGCAGGGCGGCGAAGGCGGCGCCGGGGTCAACCTGGTCGATCTCGCGCGTGCCCACCTGGGCCGAGGCGGGATCGGGGTCCTGCACCGGCTCGATCGCAACGTGTCGGGCGTCGTGTTGCTCGCGATCGATCCCGAGGCCGCGCGGGGCCTCAGCGAGCAGCTCGCGAAGGGCGAGGTCGAGCGCGAGTACGTCGCGATCGTGCGCGGCACGCCGAGCGACGATGCGCTGGTGATCGACGCGCCGCTCGTGAAGGACGCGCGCACGAACGAGGTCCGCATCGGCGCCGAGGGCAAGCCCGCGCGCACCGAGGTGCAGGTCGTGTCGCGGTTCCGCGCGCCGCTCGGCGCGTGCGCCGCGCTCGTCGTGCGCCCGATCACCGGTCGCTCGCACCAGATCCGCGTGCACCTCGCCCACGTCGGCCTGCCGATCATCGGCGACCCGAAGTACGGCGTCGCCGCGCAGGGCGTGCGCAGGCCCCTGCTCCACGCGCGCCGCATGCGCTTCGTGCACCCGATCACGCGCGAGCCGATCGAGATCGTCGCCCCGCCCCCCTGGCGCGCCGACGCGCTGCGCGCGCTCCGACGAAGCTAG
- a CDS encoding metallophosphoesterase, with translation MSVRCIVVGDVHGCLDELDELLRMIEHRPGRDRLVLAGDMLDRGPDPVGVVRRARSVGAEAVLGNHEEKHLRYRRHEQRRARDPDYRNPMREMPEERLAQHLALSDDDWRWIGALPAWKRLPGGWLVVHAGFEPRRTLAEQKTPVIVRIRDVDERGKFVSTGDPRERPPGSVPWATRWGGPESVIYGHHVHGLEEPRVDRPREDVACWGIDTGCVFGGRLTALILPACEVVQVPARREYVAIDREEID, from the coding sequence ATGAGCGTGCGTTGCATCGTCGTCGGCGACGTGCACGGCTGTCTCGACGAGCTCGACGAGCTGCTGCGCATGATCGAGCACCGGCCGGGCCGCGATCGGCTGGTGCTCGCGGGGGACATGCTCGATCGCGGGCCCGATCCCGTCGGCGTGGTGCGGCGCGCGCGCTCGGTCGGCGCCGAGGCGGTGCTCGGAAACCACGAGGAGAAGCACCTCCGCTATCGCCGCCACGAGCAGCGGCGCGCGCGAGATCCCGACTACCGCAATCCGATGCGCGAGATGCCCGAGGAGCGCCTCGCGCAGCACCTCGCGCTCTCGGACGACGACTGGCGGTGGATCGGCGCGCTGCCCGCGTGGAAGCGCCTCCCCGGTGGGTGGCTGGTCGTGCACGCGGGGTTCGAGCCGCGCCGCACGCTCGCGGAGCAGAAGACGCCGGTGATCGTGCGCATCCGCGACGTGGACGAGCGCGGCAAGTTCGTCAGCACCGGCGACCCGCGCGAGCGTCCGCCCGGCAGCGTTCCCTGGGCGACGCGCTGGGGTGGCCCGGAGAGCGTGATCTACGGGCATCACGTGCACGGGCTCGAGGAGCCGCGGGTCGATCGTCCGCGCGAGGACGTCGCGTGCTGGGGCATCGACACCGGATGCGTGTTCGGCGGGCGGCTCACCGCGCTGATCCTGCCGGCGTGCGAGGTGGTCCAGGTGCCCGCACGCCGCGAGTACGTCGCGATCGATCGCGAAGAGATCGACTGA
- a CDS encoding universal stress protein, with the protein MAQSEQAYRIVVGMDLEEAGDVALVEALRLAQRVPGSEVHPVYAIAADPAVQLKAVDDMSRHLGRAMQRLAERVERICADLHVSQRTRLHVRFGDPVKVLQQIAVDYDADAIVVGTHGRRGVERLLLGSVASDLVRVARLPVIVARPKDFQGLEKTEQLDPARPGEDLSKKSIVSDVIQVGRRDSHIAGLI; encoded by the coding sequence ATGGCGCAGTCGGAGCAGGCGTATCGCATCGTGGTGGGGATGGATCTCGAGGAGGCGGGCGACGTCGCGCTCGTCGAGGCGCTCCGGCTCGCGCAGCGCGTGCCGGGGAGCGAGGTGCATCCGGTGTACGCGATCGCGGCGGATCCCGCGGTGCAGCTCAAGGCGGTCGACGACATGTCGCGCCACCTCGGGCGCGCGATGCAGCGGCTCGCGGAGCGCGTCGAGCGCATCTGCGCGGACCTGCACGTCTCGCAGCGCACCCGGCTGCACGTGCGGTTCGGCGATCCGGTGAAGGTGCTGCAGCAGATCGCGGTGGACTACGACGCCGACGCGATCGTGGTCGGCACCCACGGGCGGCGCGGGGTCGAGCGGCTCTTGCTGGGATCGGTCGCGTCGGATCTCGTGCGGGTCGCGCGCCTGCCGGTGATCGTCGCGCGTCCCAAGGACTTCCAGGGGCTCGAGAAGACCGAGCAGCTCGACCCGGCGCGGCCCGGCGAGGATCTCTCGAAGAAGAGCATCGTCAGCGACGTGATCCAGGTCGGGCGCCGCGACTCGCACATCGCGGGGCTGATCTAG
- a CDS encoding DUF6992 family protein — MRAHALALVALLVVALPGTASAQVLAREDRAVERLATLRLSHRSERIDEGLVLLTFGLASVVLGGVAAGVGHDDPWWLGAGLGTVGWGAVNAAFSLGMLDLGGGLARSSDDDRLLRGATREERTRALARDQYASATVLAVNAGLDVFYITTGVLLAVIANLLDTREPALEGYGVAMAAQGLGLLAFDLTVWVRSMERGDDLLALE; from the coding sequence ATGAGGGCCCACGCGCTCGCGCTCGTCGCGCTGCTCGTCGTCGCGCTTCCAGGGACGGCCTCGGCGCAGGTCCTCGCGCGCGAGGACCGCGCGGTCGAGCGCCTCGCGACGCTGCGTCTGTCGCACCGCAGCGAGCGCATCGACGAGGGGCTCGTGCTGCTGACGTTCGGTCTCGCGAGCGTGGTGCTCGGCGGTGTCGCAGCCGGTGTGGGCCACGACGATCCGTGGTGGCTCGGTGCGGGCCTGGGCACGGTGGGGTGGGGCGCGGTGAACGCGGCGTTCTCGCTCGGCATGCTCGATCTCGGCGGCGGCCTCGCGCGCAGCAGCGACGACGATCGCCTGCTGCGTGGCGCGACGCGCGAGGAGCGCACCCGCGCGCTGGCGCGCGATCAGTACGCGAGCGCGACCGTGCTCGCGGTGAACGCGGGGCTCGATGTCTTCTACATCACGACGGGTGTCCTGCTCGCGGTGATCGCGAACCTGCTCGACACGCGCGAGCCCGCGCTGGAGGGCTACGGCGTCGCGATGGCGGCCCAGGGCCTCGGGCTGCTCGCGTTCGATCTCACGGTGTGGGTCCGCTCGATGGAGCGCGGCGACGATCTCCTCGCGCTCGAGTAG
- a CDS encoding transketolase family protein translates to MSEQKPKASRQAFGEALAELGAKHTDLVVLDADLAKSTKSELFAKKFPERFFEMGIAEQNMVGVAAGLGLAGKNAFCCSFACFVAGRFETIKISVAYSGGNVKIVGTHAGVGIGPDGYSQMGLEDLALMRTLPTMEVYQPADELETRQIVEYLATHRGAGYLRLTRQDLTPVHGPAYKFVPGKLDVLAEGKDVAILATGGPTFHAVDARKKLAAVGIDAAVINVPSIKPFDRDGIATWATKVPLFVSVEDHNVLGGMGGAVAEVLAEVAGARARLHRHGIPDVFGESGEPEDLYRKFKLDADGIVAVVREQLGR, encoded by the coding sequence ATGAGCGAGCAGAAGCCCAAGGCGTCCCGTCAGGCGTTCGGTGAGGCGCTCGCCGAGCTCGGCGCGAAGCACACGGATCTCGTGGTGCTCGACGCGGATCTCGCGAAGAGCACGAAGAGCGAGCTCTTCGCGAAGAAGTTCCCCGAGCGCTTCTTCGAGATGGGCATCGCCGAGCAGAACATGGTCGGCGTCGCGGCGGGCCTCGGACTCGCCGGCAAGAACGCGTTCTGCTGCTCGTTCGCGTGCTTCGTCGCGGGGCGCTTCGAGACGATCAAGATCTCGGTCGCGTACTCGGGCGGCAACGTGAAGATCGTCGGCACCCACGCGGGCGTCGGCATCGGTCCCGACGGCTACTCGCAGATGGGCCTCGAGGACCTCGCGCTGATGCGCACGCTGCCGACGATGGAGGTCTATCAGCCGGCGGACGAGCTCGAGACGCGGCAGATCGTCGAGTACCTCGCGACGCATCGCGGCGCGGGCTACCTGCGCCTCACGCGCCAGGACCTCACGCCGGTGCACGGCCCCGCATACAAGTTCGTGCCGGGCAAGCTCGACGTGCTCGCCGAGGGCAAGGACGTCGCGATCCTCGCGACCGGCGGCCCGACGTTCCACGCGGTCGACGCGCGCAAGAAGCTCGCGGCGGTGGGCATCGACGCGGCCGTGATCAACGTGCCGAGCATCAAGCCCTTCGATCGCGACGGCATCGCGACGTGGGCGACGAAGGTGCCGCTCTTCGTGAGCGTCGAGGACCACAACGTGCTCGGCGGCATGGGCGGCGCGGTGGCCGAGGTGCTCGCGGAGGTCGCGGGGGCGCGCGCGCGCCTGCACCGTCACGGCATCCCCGACGTGTTCGGCGAGAGCGGCGAGCCCGAGGATCTCTACCGCAAGTTCAAGCTCGACGCGGACGGCATCGTCGCCGTCGTGCGCGAGCAGCTCGGTCGCTGA
- the egtB gene encoding ergothioneine biosynthesis protein EgtB: protein MAVDRDALRARYDAVRARTEALVGPLGVDEQLAQAFADASPTKWHLAHTTWFFERFVLRAFASGHEPVDARYDYLFNSYYEAVGARQPRAERGLIVRPTLPEAHEYRRRVDDAMRRFFARADDATFARAVFAIELGTHHEEQHQELILTDVKPLLAASPMRVAYARAEREEHCAPASLEWIAQPGGLVEIGARREDGFAFDNEGPRHRVWLDAFELASRCVTSGEYLAFVEDGGYQTPALWLSDGWAHARANDWSAPMYWERDEHGAWHERTLRGRELLDRDAPVSHLSFYEADAYARWAGARLPSEAEWEAVASSCAIDGNFVESGRFHPRAARERGLTQTFGDVWEWTSSAYAPYPRYAPFGGAFAEYNGKFMCSQLVLRGGSCLSPRAHLRATYRNFFPPSARWQMTGLRLARWTDV from the coding sequence ATGGCGGTCGATCGCGATGCGCTCCGTGCGCGCTACGACGCGGTCCGCGCGCGCACCGAGGCGCTCGTGGGCCCGCTCGGCGTGGACGAGCAGCTCGCGCAGGCGTTCGCGGACGCGAGCCCGACGAAGTGGCACCTCGCGCACACGACGTGGTTCTTCGAGCGCTTCGTGCTGCGCGCGTTCGCGTCGGGGCACGAGCCGGTCGACGCGCGCTACGACTACCTCTTCAACTCGTACTACGAGGCGGTCGGTGCGCGACAGCCGCGCGCCGAGCGCGGGCTGATCGTCCGGCCGACGCTGCCCGAGGCGCACGAGTACCGGCGGCGCGTCGACGACGCGATGCGGCGGTTCTTCGCGCGCGCCGACGACGCGACGTTCGCGCGTGCCGTGTTCGCGATCGAGCTCGGCACGCACCACGAGGAGCAGCACCAGGAGCTGATCCTGACCGACGTGAAGCCGCTGCTCGCGGCGTCGCCGATGCGCGTCGCGTACGCGCGCGCGGAGCGCGAGGAACACTGCGCGCCGGCGTCTCTCGAGTGGATCGCCCAGCCCGGTGGGCTCGTCGAGATCGGGGCGCGTCGCGAGGACGGCTTCGCGTTCGACAACGAAGGGCCGCGCCATCGCGTGTGGCTCGACGCGTTCGAGCTCGCGTCGCGCTGCGTGACGTCGGGCGAGTACCTCGCGTTCGTCGAGGACGGTGGCTACCAGACGCCCGCGCTCTGGCTCTCGGATGGATGGGCCCACGCCCGCGCGAACGATTGGTCGGCGCCGATGTACTGGGAGCGCGACGAGCACGGCGCGTGGCACGAGCGGACGCTCCGCGGGCGCGAGCTGCTCGATCGCGACGCACCGGTCTCGCACCTCAGCTTCTACGAAGCCGACGCCTACGCGCGCTGGGCGGGGGCGCGCCTGCCGAGCGAAGCGGAGTGGGAGGCCGTCGCGTCCTCGTGCGCGATCGACGGCAACTTCGTCGAGTCGGGTCGCTTCCATCCGCGCGCCGCGCGCGAGCGCGGGCTGACGCAGACGTTCGGTGACGTGTGGGAGTGGACCTCGAGCGCGTACGCGCCCTACCCGCGCTACGCGCCGTTCGGCGGCGCGTTCGCCGAGTACAACGGCAAGTTCATGTGCAGCCAGCTCGTGCTGCGCGGCGGATCGTGTCT